ccctctgtcctcctctctccctcccctccagtcttcctgccTTTCCCACTAATCCCACTTTCCCCTCCTATTTTCTCTTTCTTCGCATCTGTGCTCCCcactcctcccccccctctctctctctctctctctctctctctctctctctttctctcctgcttctattcttgccagtctctctctctttttctttctctctctctctcactctaacacacactctctctactgttcttctccctccctttctaccTCTCCCGTTTCTCTCTCCCCCAAGGTTACTTTCATTCCTATACAGGCACTGCAGAGGTTTTCCCTTTGTTCTGGAAGGcataagagatgagagagatgaggaacAAAGACTAAGGGGggaaagagaaggaaagggaggagaTGAAGGACAGAGTTAGGTATAGAGAAGGGAACTAATGGGATTAACAGAGGGGTAAAAATCTATATTGTTATTTGTCACGTAACCATATCAGTAtggtgcacacacatgcacacccacacacatacaaaacaacAACATACTGGACTTAATAAGGTAAGGAGGGTGTTAAGAGGAGAGGTGAGTTGGAGTGTATAGTAGTGGAAGGTGTCGGTAGAGGACAAGTTTACCTGAACACACCAGCATTCATTTTCATTAGCTTCCTATTGTCACAGCATtgtagagagggaggaagggaaaacATATTTTTATTAAAGAAGAGCAGAGTGGCTGCAGTCAGCAGTAAATACTGTAAGAATCTGGGACAGAGATGCTAAATTTAGGGATCAGAGAAAGAAGAGGGAGTGGGGTAGCAGGGGATGAAGAATGGAGTAGGGTTATTGTATGATAAGTTTTATGCCGTCTATATGGATCTATGATCCCTGTGGTAACTTGTTTCTGCACAGGGTGAACTTTAAATTACATTATGCAAAGGAATTGTATTGCCCTCTCAAGAATTCTGTCTTATTTACATTGGTCTCATCCCCCACACCAGCCTTTAGATGCTGTAACATCCTGTGGAGATTGGGCCTGGgtggtcaggttactgtaaacTTGGTATCGTTTGATTGGTTAATGGTGGTTGGTTTTGGTTTGAAAAAGTTACATTTTCAAATGTTATAAATGTAATGAAATTATAACCTTTATTGAGTCTCTTAACCTGTAGCCTGTCCATGGATGAAGGTTGTATAATCAATTCTAATTTCCTAGGCTTCTAGGCATTCTCTTTGTTCATGCTTTGTCTTGTAAGTAAACCTTAGGATCTATATGCCTAGAATTATGCTTAGTTAATGTCAGTATTGCTTTGTAACTTACGTTTTATGTCTTGTATGTGTATCCATTCATTTTACAAAGTTATTAAATAATACTTGCTTTGATATTCACTTCCTTGATATTAGTCAGCCATACCCATAGTACTTGATTGAACATGGTTTTACTGTAATATTTAATGGAGtcagagggcataggcccacccatggctgcacccctgctcagccatgtgaaatccataaattggGGGCTAGTttattcatttaaattgactgaattccatttatgaactgtaactcagtaaaatgtttgaaattgttgcatgttgcgtacatctttttgttcagtgtatatgtcTTTGCAAGGAAAGTCAAACTCTCCACAAAGGAGGGAGATAAACCAACGTGTCGACCATTTTCCCCCCTCCACACAGCAGGACTCCCTCATCACGACACTGTGAGCCTGACTCACGTCTGCTACATTAGCCTGCACAAAACATTGGTGACGAACCTAGCAAAACTTGGGGCCTTAATCAGACACATCATTTATACTTTCACAGCACAATCTGATTTGACTAAATGTTATGCTGTTTTCAAATGAAGCAAAATACCTTGCTCTAGTTAAATCTTTTAGAATGGGTTTGTTTGTTTGAGCATGTAGAGTGGTGTTACATTGGTAATCAATTATGTTTTTCTTTGTGTGTCGAACTCATTGCAATATTAATAGAAATTGCATGTCAATAACTTGTTCATGATTAATATTTTTTGCCCCATGTTGTCAAATTGGAAGAACCACTTTTCACAGAGTGCTGTCATAAATTTGAATCAACTAGATGAAAATTGTAACTGAGATTGGTCTTAAAGGAAATGACATCAACAGTCAATTAAATATATTCAtactgactgccattaggtcctataagagctcttcaCACTAACCATCAAACAACACCAATCCTGAACGCTCAGAGCCCCAGTCAACGCTAACTGGGAatcatttaagatactctttgaagagttAGGATTTCAGAcattttcagaagatgggcagggactctgttgGCCTAGCTTCaagggaagctggttccacaattggggtgccaggacacagaaagctttgactgggctgagcgagtTGATCACCCGTAGGGGTGAGATGGCCAAGAGACTAGAAGTGGTCTCGGGTTGgaatgtagggtttgagcatagcttgaaggtagggaggggcagttcctcttgctgttccgtagataaccaccatggtcttgtagtgggtGCGAGcctcgactggaagccagtggtgtGCGTatgagcggggtgacatgggagaacttgggaaggttgaacaccaggtgaGCTGTGGCATTCTGGATaggttgcaggggtttgatggtgGTCTAGACAGGAGATTACAATAGCTGTGCAGAGTTGATTGACAGGAAGACAGGTGCATGATGGGACTGGGAgtgctctctctcccacacacactcaagctcctccctctatctctctgtaagCTACTCACTATGTAAATGAGAAAGCATGCATGCATGTTGGCATGTGCACGTGGCAGCTCAGGAGCAGtgctgagtgagagtgtgtgctACATGGACAACCTAGTAACTCTTTATGAACCATTTTTTCTAATAGTGTGCGGTTAAAAAGGATCAACTGTTCTATCGGATAGGAGGCAGTTGTTGAGAGTGTGTGAATATAGTCCAATGTGTATATTTGTAAGGAATAAATTCAGGGAATTTAAGTCAGAAAAATTTACTCTTGCAACACTTACATGGTCCCTTCAAACAAATGATTGGCACAAAAGCTTACAGTAAATAGTCAATTTCTTTAATACAGACTTTGTTCTTTTCTAATaagaaatacaatacaataacacaatataaataatatacaatACTATCATATCTCTATATACATGACCATAAATGTACAGTACACATATACAGAAACACAAATACATTTAGATGTTTGATCTCTTCCACGTGTgtcttctcactctctcacttACCACGACTGATATTATGGCCAACAGATGACTGCTGCAACCCAAAACACTACTTCCTCTCAAACCCCTAAGAGCTAGATATTAAAGTATTTACATCCCTGATcatgtacatatatataaatacacaggaaTCCATTCCTTCCGTCTGGCACCAAAGCGAAGAAAGAGGGAACAAGGGGAGAGAAAAATGACCTATACTATAGTACCCAACAAACAATCCTGAAAAAACTCCTTCACACTTGAGAGCCATACATAGTCTACCCAAACTGTTGATCATATGTAGTCTACCTGCATGGCAATAACTAAGCTAATACCTATCAGAATAAGTGAATGAGGGCTGGTGCAAGGGTGTAACTGATGTTCAACATGCTTCAGGGGGAGATTGATATAAATCCCTGAGGAGGAGGGAGACACAGATAGAAAACAACCCCCAAGAGCTGCTCCAGGACCTGTTTATCTTTGGGGCCTGGGGTGGTTCACAGTGGTGTTCCACTCTGCTGACTTGTCCCATTGATAAACAGTTGTGAGAGTTACCAAATATTGCCCTTTGATTCCTAAAAGTCCTCTATAAAATGGATGTTTCACTAGTAAATGAACACCATGTTCTAATCACATGGTTACAGTTCTACATGGTTTGGAGGTTATCTTCGCAGGTATCATGTCAGGTGCTCCACCCATATCGCCATGGCAATAGGGCATTGCAATCAATCAACAGGTGAAGTCCTTCCCTCTTCTGTAGTCTAGCCCATGAGAACAAGCATGAGAACAATCCCACAATGCTTTGTTCACATCCTCAGGGAGGTCGAAGATGATCTATTATATTGATAAGATAGTCGAGTGACCGCTCTCACGTGCCAAGATGCCACGtgcgtccacttatatcagtgaATTCTTAACAACCTAACCACTACGAAACTTTAAtacgatcaaataagcctcatgtagcaaattagcaattacattttttgttgacaAAATTTGACACTCTCATTGACCTCAATACAAAAATGCCTCACTTCGTAGTCTGAACAGATTTTTCTCATTTTGCCTTTTCCTCTCTGGGGAGGCTCAGCCACTGTTGACGCTTTATTGcacatgatcacacacacacacacacacacacacacacacacacacacacacacacacacacacacacacacacacacacacacacacacacacacacacacacacacacacacacacacacacaccattcttgTAAACACAATACACATACAGTAAAACATTCAGAACCATGGGAATCAATTAGGAACTGAATTAAGGCATGACTAATCAAATTATAAAATGTCACTGGATATTGACTCTCACTGAGTTCTGTGTGCAGGTAGATATTGTGTGCTTACTTGCTCTGTGAACGACTACAGGTTGATCAATGTGCATGCATGTATGGATTGTGTGGATTGTTGCTGTTTACCTGTACTGGAATGTATCTAAATTAACTAAGGTTGTGGCGGAGCAGGTGATGTCACATATTGCTTGGTAGCTTGGTGTTGCCATGGAGACGGAGCAGGCATCTTGCCTGGGGGACTAATGAGGAGCTGTGTATATCACAGAGCAGGTCTGATATTAATTAGAGCTCTGGGCTCACCTGCCATCATCACacctggatggagggaggagctaATGATGTCTCCTGACCTTTGTCAACTATCACATGTacgcatacacacagacagacacacacacatacacacagacacacacaccctctcattctctcacagCCACTGTCAGACAGTTACTGGTGGCGTCACTGCCCTCCAGTCGAGGCTTGCGTCCCTTCCTCtgtcctcccccctccacccagGAGTTGTGAATAACAGTTCCCCCGCTGGGTGCTGGGTCCACCTGcagcagggacaccaccctcttCTTGACACGGGTCTTCAGTGCTTTACGCAGCTTCTGTCTGGTGAAGGCATAGAGCAGCGGGTGGAAGATGGTGGTGCCATATGCCATGGCCAGGAAGCAGAGCCTCACACGTACCAGGCTGTCACTAGGGCCCAGGCACAGGATCAACACGTTGACCATGGACAGAGGAGCCCAGCAGCCCAGGAAGGTGGAGATTATGATAAGGGACATCTTGAAGACTCTCCGCTGGCGTTCCCGCCGGTCTCGGTGACGCCTCACGGCCCGCCTCAAGGCGATGATGGCTGACACAGAGGCCTGGACACCTGGGCGGTCTGCCGCCACCGGCGGGGGGGAGATGGCGTCAGTGGAGGTAGGGGCCTGGGGGGCAGGGGTCGCTGGGGTGGTGGCGATgggggtggtggcggtggtgttggTGACCCCCGTGGCCCCGCTGTCAGAGATGACCAGAGGCATAGAGGAGAAGGCTGGGGGGGAGGTGGGGGTGGGAGATGGAATGAGGGGCGGGTGGGTGAGGTGCTGGTTCTGGCTGGAGGAACCTCCCCCGTCTGTGGCCAGACTCAGCCCCTTCCTCCTTCGTCTCCGCCTGCGGATCCTGCAGCCTGAGTCCTTATTGGAGGCCCGTGGGCCCCTCTTGATGTGGGTGCCAATGCGGATGTTGAGGGCCTGCAGGATGCGGTAGTATGTGAACAGCATGACAATGACGGCGATGAAGAAGCAGGGCACTTGCAGCAGAAGGTGGTAGTACATGGCCAGCCCCGTGTGGTAGCcctgcccccctacacacagCAGTGTCCGGTTCTGCCACACTGGCGGCAGGTGGTGGGAATAGTAgggagtagagggggaggaggttgTGAGGGTCAGCCCAGTAGGGTTTAGCCGAGTGGGGGTCAGCCCAGTAGGGGTCTCAGGGTCAGATTCTGGGCCAGAGGTTAGATCCCCCATGTccatctccccccctcctcttcctaccTCGCTGTCTTCCACCTCCGCCCCCGAGAAGAAGAAGTCCCCCTCCAGGAAGGGCAGGAAGAAGACGGCCAGTGACATGGCCCAGACAGCGGCCAGGAGGAGTGCAGCTCGCCGCGGGGTCAACAGCCGTGTGGCTGGCCGGACAGAGATGTCGTAGCGGTCCAGGCTGATGACCAGCACATTAATGGCCGTGGCCACACTGGTGAAGGTGACGCAGGCCTCATGGAAGCAGCACAGAGTAGCCAGGCTGCCCCCGCCACTACCGTCTGCTGGGAGCAGGATGACCGCCACAGTCAGCGGCagacacagcacacacaccaggATGTCCAGCACGTGCAGGCTGACCGTGACCATGTTGCTGACCGAGTCGACCAGGTTGGACTGGGCGCAGTAGAGCACCAGCACGGTCAGGTTGCTGCTGAATCCCAGCACCAGCTCCAGCATCAGCACACTGGTGAGGGAGACCTGAAAGCCCAGGGGTAAGGGGGGGCTCCAGCCCTCCTCATGACCCGGTGAGTCCCCTCCCTCCAGAAGCCCCGGCCCCTGCCCATCGCTAGTCTCCAGAAGGTTGCTGTAGCCCTCGGTCTCCATGGACACCACGGCACTCGTTCACGCATAGCAATGGCCACGCCAGCCCATTTCccgtcctctccctttctcttggcTATGACGGGACCCCGATGAGGGTGATTGAGTGGTGTGCAGCTCTCGGAAATTCTgtggcgagagagggagagggaatagCTCAGTTTAGCTAGTATCACCACATTCAAATATAGCACATCCTAAGTCTCCAACAACAAATGTGTGACAAACATGTTATTTTTCATGAAATAGGGTGCAGCTATGAGGAGAAACAACAGTAACAGTGTGATCAGTTTTCTTGGCAGCTGACTGTATAGACTAGGCTAGAGGTATGATGGATGATCAGAGCTGAGACAACGACATGTGTCATGGAGGCAGTGGAAATAGTTCTGGGGGTGGGAGTACTTTCCTCTCTCCGAGGGTGGCATGGAgttaataggtgtgtgtgtgtgtgtgtgctgtgtatgtgtgtgagtgtgtgctgtgCAGTGAGGGGTGAACAGATGGAGGTAACACAAACAGCCCACAGCTTTTAAACAAGCCATCAGGGAGATATTGGCCTACAGAACTCCCTACCTTCTGTATTGTTCTGCCTGACTGTATCCCTGCACCAGTAAGGAGCTGCATATCTCACTGCTCACactctgagtgagtgagtgggtgggtggttcATCCTTACACAACATACATCCTCCATTAACTAGGTCAGATAACATACATACAATATGAAAAAGCCTGCTTTTAGCAAAAAAATACTCATAAATATATGCCCAGATTCAAGACAAGCACTTTTCCAATGATATCGGTGATGATTAATCTACATATGAGTACAGTCTTTCTCTGCCCACAGACGATTGTGATGCACAACCATGAGAAGGTGAAACACAattaaacatttttacaaaacCATTAAACACCCTCCAAACCTTTCTTCACTTAATTTCACCACCCGTGTAAAACTGTGGATAGCTAACGAGAGGAGAGGTTTGCCATGACAATGAGCAGGTTTCCGTGTTCCTCGTTGGGCTGCGTGGGAGAGCTCGCGGGGCTTGTCGACCTAGCCCAGGCCCAACCGAGTGTGGCAGTCAATAGTTTTCAGAGAGACACGTAATGAAGACAAATGATCCACAGACAGTGGCACATAAACAAGGCTAACAGGGATGAAGGACCCAGCAGCAGCAACCCCccatctcttttctctcttctgtctgtttcTTCAGAGCCTTGCCCTGCCTCCCTCCATCTTATGTTGTCCTAGTTGGCACATATTGGCTTTCAAGTTGGATTCTCTCACAGACATACGGTTCTGCATTATGCTCAGAACCTTATGCAACCCAGTTGAATTGGTTAAACTAACTCCTTAGCTTGAAATatccccacccacccacaccatcCAATTGCTAGCTTTTAAGTGGCTGCTGTAGCTGGGTAAAGGTGTTTCAAAAAGGCTGTCACATGTTTACGAGACAAAGGACCAGAGATCTAGGGCTCTATTTTCGGCTGGCGCTAAGGAGGTGCAAGAATCAAAGCAGGTTAGTTTGCAATTTCGTCATGTAAAAACTGGCACACTGGCATTTCCCACCCCTTACGCCAGGTTCTGCAATTTACCTGTCTAACATCAGCTCGCTTGAGCTGAGGTGGGAGGGGttgaaatacactatatatacaaaggtttgtggataccccttcaaatgagtggattcggctatttcagccacacccgttgctgacaggtgtataaaatcaagcacacagccatgcaatctccatagacaaatattggcagtagaatggccttactgaagagctcagtgactttcaacgcagCATCATCATAGGAtgacatctttccaacaagtcagttcgtaaaatttctgccctactagagctgccccggtcaactgtaagtgctgttattgtgaagtggaaacgtctaggagcaacaatggatCAGCCGCGAAAtggaaggccacacaagctcgtctgtcctcgattgcaacactcactaccgacctccaaactgcctctggaagcaacgtcagcacaataactgttcgtcgggagcttcatgaaatgggtttccatggccgagcagctaagctagcctaagatcaccatgctcaatgccaagtgtcggctggaatggtgtaaagctcacagccattggaaacgcgttctctggagtgatgaatcacgcttcaccagctgatgaatctgggtttggcggatgccagcagaacgctacctgccccaatgcagagtgccaactgtaaagtttggtggaggaggaataatgttttttatggttcgggctaggccccttagttccagtgaagggaaatctacttagggggtggatcagctttaatattgcagatagattgttgcttccatcaatgtaattgtttgcATCATTTcaaatgaagggaaatcttaatgctacagcgtCCAATGAcaatctagacgattctgtgtttccaacattgtggcaacagtttggggaaggcctttttcTGTTTCAGCccgacaatgcccccgtgcacgaagcaaggtcaatacagaaatggtttgtcgagattggtgtggaagaacttgactggcctgcacagtgcactgacctcaaccccatcgaacagctttgggatgaattggaatggcgactgcaagccaggcctaatcgcccaacatcagcgcctgacctctctaatgctcttgtggataaatggaagcaagtccccgcagcaatgttcccagaagagtagaggctgttatagtagcaaatgagggaccaactctatattaatgcccgtgattttggaatgagacgttcgacgaacaggtgtccacatacttttggtcatgtagtgtatttgaggtgtgtccttaaaaacatgcACCCATATGCCAATTTcaatggctggtctcagacgatcccgcaggtgaagaaccagatgtggaggtccaaggtgcacctgtgtaatgatcatgctgtttaatcagcttcttgatatgccacaccagttaggttgatggattatcttggcaaaggagaaatgctcactaacagggatgtaaacacatttattaaaaacattttagagaaatacgtttttttgtgcgtacagtatggaacatttctgggatcttttatttcagctcatgaaacatgggaccaacactttacatttacaTGTAGCTACaatttgttattttgtttctgtagGCTATTTAACAAACTAGGCTATAACGGACTAGTGCTGCATTCGTAACCAAATTGGAGGTGAGAATTTACCAGCTCTGAAGTCATCTGCAttactctcctctgctctcctgtcatctgctctcctctcctctcctctcctctcctctcctctcctctcctctcctctcctctcctctcctctcctctcctctcctctcctctcctctcctctcctctcctctcctctcctctgctctcctctgctctcttctgCTCTTCTCTGCTATCCTCTACttgcctctcctctgctctcttctcccaTCATGTCTCCAGTTTAAAGCCGCAGCCAGACAAAGTAAAAAAAGTCATTATGTTGAACCTTGTTCCTTGTAATCCAATAATGGGATCCGTGGTGTTTGAGGTGTGGCTGGAACATCAATGTAAGGCATCATCAATCTGCCAATTTAACGGGCCTGAGacaagagagaacacacacacactccccagaaCACCTGGAATGAAGTCACTCTGTTGTGATACATCCGGTCACTGTGTAAGCTCTCTGGGAGGTGATTTGTTGCAACCTTTAAAAGTTTTCTGCAACTTGGGCTAAGTATTTATGTAGACACATTCTCATTGATAGTATTGTGACAATGGAACAAGGGAAGGGAGATGTAATGAAAAAGAAGATCAGTTTTGTATGGATGATAAGATGATGAAAATGTATGATGTTTGAAAATAACTTTGACATTCATaatcaggtttcaagactgggcattcaactgagactgctcttctctgtgtcacggaggctctccgcactgctaaagctaactctctctcctctgctctcatccttctagacctatctgctgcctttgatactgtgaaccatcagatcctcctctccaccctctccgagttgggcatctccggcgcggcccacgcttggattgcgtcctacctgacaggtcgctcctaccaggtggcgtggcgagaatctgtctccgcaccatgcgctctcaccactggtgtcccccagggctctgttctaggccctctcctattctcgctatacaccaagtcacttggctctg
The sequence above is drawn from the Salmo salar chromosome ssa22, Ssal_v3.1, whole genome shotgun sequence genome and encodes:
- the LOC106583196 gene encoding G-protein coupled receptor 22 — encoded protein: METEGYSNLLETSDGQGPGLLEGGDSPGHEEGWSPPLPLGFQVSLTSVLMLELVLGFSSNLTVLVLYCAQSNLVDSVSNMVTVSLHVLDILVCVLCLPLTVAVILLPADGSGGGSLATLCCFHEACVTFTSVATAINVLVISLDRYDISVRPATRLLTPRRAALLLAAVWAMSLAVFFLPFLEGDFFFSGAEVEDSEVGRGGGEMDMGDLTSGPESDPETPTGLTPTRLNPTGLTLTTSSPSTPYYSHHLPPVWQNRTLLCVGGQGYHTGLAMYYHLLLQVPCFFIAVIVMLFTYYRILQALNIRIGTHIKRGPRASNKDSGCRIRRRRRRRKGLSLATDGGGSSSQNQHLTHPPLIPSPTPTSPPAFSSMPLVISDSGATGVTNTTATTPIATTPATPAPQAPTSTDAISPPPVAADRPGVQASVSAIIALRRAVRRHRDRRERQRRVFKMSLIIISTFLGCWAPLSMVNVLILCLGPSDSLVRVRLCFLAMAYGTTIFHPLLYAFTRQKLRKALKTRVKKRVVSLLQVDPAPSGGTVIHNSWVEGGGQRKGRKPRLEGSDATSNCLTVAVRE